Below is a genomic region from Candidatus Bathyarchaeota archaeon.
TCAGATGCCGCGACAAACCTTGTGGGTGCGGTGGCATCAGCCTCTAAGGCTCCATTTGCAACAGTCGCTGTAGCGATGCATGAGAGCACATCCGACGATGCGATATTACTCCATAGGGGGACTAGAGTGAGGAAATGCCATACAAGCGGAAGATATGCTTTCAAGTCAATAAACTCGCCGCCTCTGGCCAAGTACATCCTCCAGACGGGTCAACTTGAAGTTTACTGCCATGACATTCAAAAAAGGGATCCTGAGAGAAATGTTGAGTTGAAGAACAATTTTGAGGAGAGGGTCTTACACTTAAAATTCTATCCTGGTATGAGGGCCGAGATCATAGACTGGGCTATTGTGGAAGGCTACAGGGGAATAGTTATCGAAGGTACGGGTTTAGGGCACGTATCCAGAACCCTCCAGGATCCCATAAGTAGGGCTGTTAAGAACGGCATCTTGGTGGGGATGACCTCTCAATGTCTGTATGGTAGAGTCAACATGAATGTTTACGCTACAGGACGAGATCTCTTGAGTGTAGGGGTTCAACCATTGGAAGATATGATTCCTGAAACGGCCTTGGTGAAGGTGATGTGGGCACTAGGCCAGACCGATAAAGTAGAGGAAGCTGAGAGGATCCTTAAAACAAATATTGAAGGGGAGATTTCTCAAAGAACATTATATGATGATCCTCCTTGACAAGCATATATCAGAATATGGGCCTAAAGGTAGGTTTGGAGATACATCAACAGTTAGATACAAAGCATAAGCTCTTCTGCGGATGTCCTACGAACCTATCGGAGATGGCTGATGTAAAATTTGTCAGGATCCTCAGGCCAACCCAGAGCGAGCTAGGCCTAGTAGATCAGGCTGCCCTCTTTGAATTCAAGAAGGGTAGGAGCATAGAGTATGAGGCTGCAAATGAAACCTCATGTCTGGTTGAGATGGATGAGGAGCCACCTCACAGGTTGAATGATGAGGCTATAGACATAGCCTTGACAGTCTCCATTCTGCTGGGTTCCAAACCTGTCGACGAGATACATGTCATGAGGAAGCTCGTCATAGACGGCTCGAATACGACAGGCTTCCAGAGAACATGTGTAATCTCCTTGGGAGGATCTGTTGGTATGGAGCATAAGGTTGAGATACAGCATGTAAGCATCGAAGAGGACGCTGCGAGGAAGATTGAGGAGTCGGATCGAACATCCAAATATAGGATAGATAGGCTCGGCATTCCTCTGATAGAAGTGGCGACGGCGCCGACGATAAGCACACCCCAGGAAGCCCAAGAAGTGGCCTTGCAGATAGGTAGATTGCTGAGAGCTACTAGGAGGGTTAAGAGAGGTCTCGGAACCATCAGGCAGGACCTTAACATCTCAACAAAAAATGGAGGGCTGGTAGAGATCAAGGGTGTTCAGAGGCTGGATATGATAGCCGAGATAGTGGAGTCAGAAGTTACCAGACAGATCTCTCTACTGGAGGTTAAGAGGATGCTTGAAGAGAGATGTTTGAACGTTGAAGATTTGAAGGAGGAATTTCATGATGTTACGC
It encodes:
- the gatD gene encoding Glu-tRNA(Gln) amidotransferase subunit GatD, which encodes MAYQALKAAQVSIGDVIRIVRAGEVYEGSLMPRSELGDDKHIVIKLASGYNIGVRVTSDCKIERIGVGSKPTYTYMVREVGGRNLPRVDVISTGGTIASRVDYRTGAVEPALSASDLYNAVPELSELADIRAHILYSELSENITPKHWSGMASKIFDVIRSGASGVVVCHGTDTMGYTSAALSFALRNLPVPVVLVGSQRSSDRPSSDAATNLVGAVASASKAPFATVAVAMHESTSDDAILLHRGTRVRKCHTSGRYAFKSINSPPLAKYILQTGQLEVYCHDIQKRDPERNVELKNNFEERVLHLKFYPGMRAEIIDWAIVEGYRGIVIEGTGLGHVSRTLQDPISRAVKNGILVGMTSQCLYGRVNMNVYATGRDLLSVGVQPLEDMIPETALVKVMWALGQTDKVEEAERILKTNIEGEISQRTLYDDPP